The Xenopus laevis strain J_2021 chromosome 4L, Xenopus_laevis_v10.1, whole genome shotgun sequence genomic sequence CTTCCCTCTATAAATAAGGGCACACCCAATATTGTCACATTCTCTCAGGGTTGTCTAACCCAGACTTTCCTCTGGGGATTTCTGTCAAATTCTCTCAAGATACGGCACAGATTTGGCCTTATAAGTTTGTTTCTCCATCTAAACCAGCTGTTTTTTTGTCTAACCCAGACTTTCCTCCAGTGATTTCTGGTGGGACCTTCCAGTGGTGAAAACAAAACAACCtgactacagtatattcccttactaAATGGACACCCTTACTCTCAGTGCCACAGTTGTGTGACCAGTATAACATTCCCCAAGAGGAAATATTTAGATTTCTTCAAGTACAATACTGCACTAAGTCTCTTATAAGCTAATTTGCCTTCGATACTAGATCCTGTATGACCATATGTTCCATTTAACTCCTATAAAGGATTTTAAATTTGTCCAACCATGGGAAGGAGACCTGCGAGTTAGCTTTGATCTTAATAACGGATAAGCAAGACAGACAGTAGATGTTCCATCATGAGAAGTCAGGCCAAAGGTCAGGGACAATGAGGGTGCAACCTAGAAGGTACTGACACATAGAGGGTGAGTTGTGGCCTTAGGTAGCAGCATTGATGTTTATGTTAAGTCCTCCTCTTCCTCGTTCGTCCTCTACAGACTGGTGGGAGCCTGTTGACATTCCAGTTGACATTCATGGGCATTGAAATGTTACAAGAACAAAATATCTTCTATTTGTAATACAAAAGTTCAATGTTGGCTTGCTTCATGGGCATCTTTGAtgtcctcttccttctcctctgCCCCAAAAGTACTTGCATGGCTCACAACTGATGCCAAAGGGTGACGAGAGGCTACATCAGGGTAGTTGAATGAATTATTCATGTAGGAGATAAAATGTAGTCTTCTAAGTTCCTCCTCCATTGTCATCCTCCTCAGATTGTGGGCAGATCATGAGTTACTTTACCGCATGCTACCTTCTTTTCAAAATACAAAAGTTCTGTGTTGGTATTAAATCCTCCCATTCTtccttcttcatcctcctcctcagATCCTCAGCAGAATTAAACTTCTTCTTGAAATACAAAAGTACCATGTTGCTTTGCTTCATAGACATCTTTGATGTCCGTACGCATCTCCACACCACGAAAGTTGTTACTCCTCCAGAGGGCATAGAATATTTACTAAaagttttcaatacatttttgtggGATAACAAAAGAACCAGATTTAACTCTTATACTGCTTCCAGAAGCAATAGAAGGGAAGCCTAAAACCTTCACTATTACTATATAGAAGCCCAAAGAGGTCAACTCATACCACGGCACAGTGGGCatgttcaaaatgtattatgttcTAAACGCTTTGCTCTACAATTAAGGACACACCCAAATATTGTCACATTCTCTCAAGATACGGCACATTTGGCCTTATAAGTTTGTTTCTCCATCTAAGCCAGCTGTATTTTTGTCTAACCCAGACTTTCCTCCAGGGATTTCTGGTGGGACCTTCCAGGGTTGGGAACAAAACAACCTGACTACAATATTTACCCTTACTAAATGGACACCCTTACTCTCAGTGCAACAATTGCGTGACCAGTATAACATTCCCCAAGAGGAAATATTTAGATTTCTTCAAATACAACACTGCATTAAGTCACTATGAAACTTTTCCACGTCCAACCACTTATGAGCTAATGTGCctgtatgttccatatgttccatTTAACTCCTATAAAGGACTTGAGATCTGTCCAACCGTGGGAGGGAGACCTGCGCGTTAGCTTTGATCTTAATAACGGGTAAACAATATCATTTGAATCaggaataaattctttatttggaATTTCTGTTGGCTCTAATTCATCAAATAGATTGTGTGGATTGTGTCTATGAGTTGGTAGACTGGCCAGTCACCTAATGATTGTAAAATGAACGCTCAGTGCTTCTTGACTTTGGTCCGTGGTTTGATATATTGAGCCTTGGTCTTTCCTTGGGGCGATGGAGCTCCAACATCAGGGGTCAAAATCTAAGGGGAAAACACATAACACTGGATCAATATAAACATATGAGACAATTTCTTTAATGGCCAGTGactgaactaccgggggagtagtGGGTGCAATTCTAGCAGGGCCCGCTCTGTGAGCCGCCTGCAGTTTGTGCCGGcgaaaaaacgttgaaaaaaacGCTTCCGGATGGAGGCTGCAGTCTGCACCCGGGCCTGCCTCCCCCTGTTACGTTTATGCCAGTGtcttttaaagctgaaaatattCTAGCACAGATGATATTAACACAATAGAGTGTATGCCACTTACCCTCAATTGTAATTTCACCCGGATTTCACTATTCTGTTCAGTTGATTCCAGGGGCAGCCAGTCCTGCAAGGTCATTTCCGAAGCAGCCAGAAGGCGAGATAGGCGCACAGTAATACTTCCGATGGGCTTATTGTGTTCATTGTGAACCTGTGAAAATACCGGTCATAAGTGGGTCAGAAAGCAAAGAAACACAACACAGCACCCTACATGGGTACAACAGCAGCCGTAAGAAAAGCCCATTTGTACTCACCTTAAGCTTCAGTTCCTCATTAAGTGGGTTCCTTATCAAGAACTGGAACCTCTTTTTCCACTCTGCTTCTCCGTTATTTATTCTGCTCTGTAAATAGAAATAAGACGTATTCAGAATGGAATCTGGCACGGCCATTTAATGAAACAGATATTTTCACAGGGTACAAGGAAGTGCCAATCAGCGCCTCCCATTCCTCCATAAGTAACACATAGTTCGACAGTTCTTCTAATACTTACTCCAATCTTCTTTACATTGTCTTCAACGCCAACCTGCACGACAGCTAACGCTTTCAGATTGTCCTTCTTCACCTGTTGGCCAAGAACAGATGTCGATCAATACTGGTGTATTATGGGAAATAGGGAAACTTTCAACTTGGTGTTGGGAGATATTTTACACCTATTATATCTTAAATACTCGAGATTAAAAAGGACCTCAAATTAAGATAATAACAGGCAGTAGGGACAGGAATGGCAGTTAGAGGGACTTTTAATCTGACTCACTTGTATAACAGGCAGACCCCTTCCTTTTTCAATATAGGTGTATAAAACGGCTGAAGCAatctcattttctctttttggcCGCGATTGTTCATTTACTTTCAGCAcctggaaaaccaaaaaaaaattagatgcaCCAACAAAACATTCCAACGTATTTCCACGGTAGCCAGCGTAAAGGAACAGAGACTTTACCTCttccagttgtgttgggtctGAAAGTAGCCTGAGACGTGTCACCTTGATATGAAGCTGGCCAGACTTTACGTTCTCCAAATCTATCCActaaaatagtaaagtaaaaaaaaacagtcagaTGCCTCAGAAAGctttgtattattagtattactattATCATTATATATCAACATGACTGGCTACACTTACCTTGTCTATGAATCCTCTCTCTGGCACCTCTTTAATTCTAATTCTGCAACTAGATATGgaaaaggaaaaatagttagaaactgTATCTACAGATTCTACAGCTGCTTATTGTTATTATAGGGTCACATATGGACATACTCACCTGCCCAATTGCTGGTTTATCTTAACACCTTTGTCAGAGATGAGATTAAATTCTATCTCCTGGTCTGGGAGGTCAGAATATAATATCTAAGGATAAAACGAGAAATGTGGTTATAATATCTAAGATGCAATCTACTGAATTTACTGTACAGATAAATATCTGGGTATGTGATGCGATACCTCAAAGGTCTCATTCCACTTTGGATTCAAGTTCTTGTGTATCACCCTTGTCTTTGCTGTTGTTCCTCCTCCGCATATCACAACATAAGGGTTCGACGATTTGGTTAAAATTTCCTTGGCAACAAGGTTTTTGGCTTCTATGACTCGGATACGAAGCGCAttctaaaataaagtgaaaaaggcaaaaatgtataagaaaaaaGAGCTTCAACGTAGACTCTcttagttttcaaaattaaacgtTCACTCTTTAAAGGGGCAAAATCACTAAAcggcgaagcgcctaacgccagcgtgaatgcgctagcgtagcgcaatttcgttaatttgccgattcactaacggacgctggcgtaaattcgctagtgttacttcgcacccttacgtctggcgaatttgcacaacggatgtagctacgcaaattcactgacgcgcaaattttacccagacttccttcgccacctcagaccaggcgaagtgcaatagagtagatagggattgcttcaaaacaagttaaacatttttctaagtcccaaaaaacgctggcgttttttctttttttatgggtgataggctgaaaaagattgaaaaattttttggggctaccctccttcccccctacatttcctaactcatggcaccttaaccatacagtgggcacatgtgtagggcaaaataaaaattttatttgctgttttgaaggtttcccaggcttgtgtagtgctgctacatatacctccattgtaacttcaatttggtcgccgtatgcaaattaagcatcgctagcgtaactttgcttggcgaattaacgctagcgcatcttcgcaaccttacgtttcccctgagcgcaacttccgattttagtgaagttgcgtagcgctggcaaaaatacgcctgacgaagtgcggcgaagcggacgctggcgcaacaacgaatcttagtgaatttgcccctttgactctCTACAGGGAAGCAGGAAGGCTATAAAATACAAACTAGGCCTTACCCTGGGTTCTAAAAACTGCAGCTTAGCCAAATCAAATCTGGCTGCAAGGGGATGGCTGAAATGCTGCGGCGCAACGATGATCTGTCCGATTTGGTTCATAAGCTCTTTTTCCGACAGCGTTCTGAAGGAGATGGGAGAAGGAAATATGTATGTTATTCCAATGTACAAATAAGCTAGATAGAGCAGGTAGAGAATTGGGAGAGGAATAAAGCGCAATAACGTTTTTGATTAAAGACAAAAGCAATAGCTGGGAAAGGAAGGGCAGAGTATGAGTACATATAAGTCAACTTACTGAAGTCCAGGAATATTCAGTAGGTGGGCAAATCCGGTCCATTGTAGTTCCAATACCTGCAATAAATGCACAGTCACATTGAAGAGTTCAGACTACAGAACTAGAAATATCTACGGTTTCCTAACTACATATGAATTCTACCTTCATCGAACCAGCTCCAAATCTTAACTTACCGGACGATGAGGGAAATAAACGGTCAGTGCTCCAAATATGGGTGAGTCCTCCATCAGCGGTGCCAAAATTACCCGCAAGATTCCCTCCAGCTGCAAAAGAGAaagtaatgtttatatatataataaatgcaaaggAAGCAGCTAATGTACACGATATAAGACTGGTAGGCTCACCTTTATAGATTTGATGCCGGCTATGGGGGTTTTTTCCGTAAAACCGGCATCCACCTTTATGTCGGCATTATAactgaaaaaaggagcaaaagacAATTATGTAAGGAAGGGACATTTCAGAGTGGgcaaaggaaatagaaaaaagatGGGTTTGAAATGTACCTGATATCGAGATccaacattatttgctttttttctggatcCGCATGAGTTTTCCAAGACTTTATCTGTGGGGGCTGAGCATAAAGATTGGGGTGTTACAAGAAATCTATTTACAAGAAGAGGAATAACCCAAGTACAGAAAGAGATCATTACCTTCTTGCCAAAATCGATGTTGATGAAACGGAACGAGGCAAGATAATTGCTTTTGGCGCGTATGTCAGGCTGAATCCTCTCTCGAATCATCTTTTCCACGTATTTGGAAAGAAGATGCCATATGTCCTCAACAATCTGCCATTGAAACAAGTTGAGGTTAGAGATTTAGACACGTAAATACCCAtgcacaggaccgccatcagaaatcccagggccccatacgataacatttcttgggccccctgggctgcgcccaccacaagccccaccaacaagtccgccctccccaccccacaggtccacccccca encodes the following:
- the LOC121402918 gene encoding extended synaptotagmin-2-like isoform X1, whose product is MIRERIQPDIRAKSNYLASFRFINIDFGKKPPQIKSWKTHADPEKKQIMLDLDISYNADIKVDAGFTEKTPIAGIKSIKLEGILRVILAPLMEDSPIFGALTVYFPHRPVLELQWTGFAHLLNIPGLQTLSEKELMNQIGQIIVAPQHFSHPLAARFDLAKLQFLEPRNALRIRVIEAKNLVAKEILTKSSNPYVVICGGGTTAKTRVIHKNLNPKWNETFEILYSDLPDQEIEFNLISDKGVKINQQLGSCRIRIKEVPERGFIDKWIDLENVKSGQLHIKVTRLRLLSDPTQLEEVKSLFLYAGYRGNTLECFVGASNFFLVFQVLKVNEQSRPKRENEIASAVLYTYIEKGRGLPVIQVKKDNLKALAVVQVGVEDNVKKIGSRINNGEAEWKKRFQFLIRNPLNEELKLKVHNEHNKPIGSITVRLSRLLAASEMTLQDWLPLESTEQNSEIRVKLQLRILTPDVGAPSPQGKTKAQYIKPRTKVKKH
- the LOC121402918 gene encoding extended synaptotagmin-1-like isoform X3, which translates into the protein MIRERIQPDIRAKSNYLASFRFINIDFGKKPPQIKSWKTHADPEKKQIMLDLDISYNADIKVDAGFTEKTPIAGIKSIKLEGILRVILAPLMEDSPIFGALTVYFPHRPVLELQWTGFAHLLNIPGLQTLSEKELMNQIGQIIVAPQHFSHPLAARFDLAKLQFLEPRNALRIRVIEAKNLVAKEILTKSSNPYVVICGGGTTAKTRVIHKNLNPKWNETFEILYSDLPDQEIEFNLISDKGVKINQQLGSCRIRIKEVPERGFIDKWIDLENVKSGQLHIKVTRLRLLSDPTQLEEVLKVNEQSRPKRENEIASAVLYTYIEKGRGLPVIQVKKDNLKALAVVQVGVEDNVKKIGSRINNGEAEWKKRFQFLIRNPLNEELKLKVHNEHNKPIGSITVRLSRLLAASEMTLQDWLPLESTEQNSEIRVKLQLRILTPDVGAPSPQGKTKAQYIKPRTKVKKH
- the LOC121402918 gene encoding extended synaptotagmin-2-like isoform X2, which produces MIRERIQPDIRAKSNYLASFRFINIDFGKKPPQIKSWKTHADPEKKQIMLDLDISYNADIKVDAGFTEKTPIAGIKSIKLEGILRVILAPLMEDSPIFGALTVYFPHRPVLELQWTGFAHLLNIPGLQTLSEKELMNQIGQIIVAPQHFSHPLAARFDLAKLQFLEPRNALRIRVIEAKNLVAKEILTKSSNPYVVICGGGTTAKTRVIHKNLNPKWNETFEILYSDLPDQEIEFNLISDKGVKINQQLGSCRIRIKEVPERGFIDKWIDLENVKSGQLHIKVTRLRLLSDPTQLEEVKSLFLYAGYRGNTLECFVGASNFFLVFQVLKVNEQSRPKRENEIASAVLYTYIEKGRGLPVIQVKKDNLKALAVVQVGVEDNVKKIGSRINNGEAEWKKRFQFLIRNPLNEELKLKVHNEHNKPIGSITVRLSRLLAASEMTLQDWLPLESTEQNSEIRVKLQLRVSGIHSIVLISSVLEYFQL